One window from the genome of Salvelinus fontinalis isolate EN_2023a chromosome 3, ASM2944872v1, whole genome shotgun sequence encodes:
- the patz1 gene encoding POZ (BTB) and AT hook-containing zinc finger 1 isoform X2 — translation MLNEFGMERIVEQSWNSSYTYQVSNHSAEMLHNLNIQRKDGGRFCDVILCVGEESFPAHKAVLAACSEYFESVFGCQTEGDGEAKELEMHTISPKVFKDILDFVYTSRIVVRLECFPELMTAAKFLLMRSVIEICQEVIKQSNVQILVPPSRGGDVSLFRATGGSELGFKLAVDMSNGDGLLENSNNGHTVDGSHANDTVVSDSIPQSTIPVLQPVSPSEKTGNRFQEEGSPGSKRGRGRPKKATAIEHIHYNHSTSDVKDIEQLFPCGICGKAFTEAVRLRNHEAQHGASSHGASSGGGPTLITHSGQPGLLENGMPLHGTVDISRKRERTRRHVGCDICGKVFRDVYHLNRHKLSHSGEKPYACHVCGLRFKRKDRMSYHVRSHDGSVGKPYVCQSCGKGFSRPDHLNGHIKQVHTTERPHKCQICNASFATRDRLRSHLACHEDKIPCQVCGKYLRAAYMTDHLKKHSEGPHNYCSICNKGFSTASYLKVHVKTHQGSPLLPATAPAHGAFPESQNHGGAPYHTGRQCAVEDGQENAGKCPHQAESEGDEPSFRELSNGDEMKSLHKSEGEELGTPTPFACNGASAGTGAVQGSPPGGAKANTSQDSPEKKFPCSECTQTFRTKSYLNKHVNRVHHHGVQKSLVVGAGSGSGLGELGPSLGSPFSPQQNMSLLESFGFQIVQSAFASSLVESEAGHSGMEPGGK, via the exons ATGTTGAATGAATTCGGCATGGAGAGAATAGTGGAGCAGTCGTGGAATTCTTCATACACCTATCAGGTGAGCAATCATAGCGCGGAGATGCTACACAACCTCAACATTCAGAGGAAAGATGGAGGCAGGTTTTGCGATGTGATCTTGTGCGTTGGCGAAGAGAGCTTCCCTGCCCACAAGGCGGTACTGGCGGCGTGCAGTGAGTACTTCGAGTCCGTTTTTGGTTGTCAAACGGAGGGCGACGGGGAGGCAAAAGAACTCGAGATGCATACGATAAGCCCCAAAGTTTTTAAAGACATTTTGGACTTTGTCTACACCTCTAGGATTGTGGTACGATTGGAATGTTTCCCCGAGTTGATGACAGCTGCTAAGTTTCTGTTAATGCGTTCTGTCATCGAGATATGCCAAGAAGTAATCAAACAATCCAATGTACAAATCCTTGTACCACCCTCTCGAGGAGGCGACGTCAGTTTGTTCCGTGCCACGGGGGGCTCTGAATTGGGTTTCAAATTAGCCGTAGACATGTCAAATGGGGATGGCTTGTTGGAAAATAGTAACAATGGGCACACAGTGGACGGAAGTCATGCCAATGACACTGTCGTGTCGGATAGCATCCCCCAGTCCACTATTCCAGTCCTGCAGCCCGTGTCTCCATCAGAGAAGACGGGCAACCGGTTCCAAGAAGAGGGATCTCCGGGTTCTAAGAGAGGCAGGGGACGACCAAAGAAAGCGACAGCCATAGAGCATATACATTATAACCACAGCACCTCTGACGTTAAAGACATTGAGCAGCTATTTCCTTGTGGAATATGTGGCAAAGCATTTACAGAGGCTGTGCGGTTGAGAAATCACGAAGCGCAGCATGGAGCGTCCAGCCATGGCGCGAGTAGCGGAGGCGGCCCTACCTTGATAACGCACTCTGGTCAGCCCGGTCTGTTGGAGAATGGCATGCCCTTGCATGGAACAGTAGATATCAGCCGTAAACGAGAGAGGACGAGACGTCACGTTGGCTGTGACATTTGTGGAAAGGTTTTCCGGGATGTCTACCACCTGAACCGACACAAATTGTCTCATTCCGGGGAAAAGCCATATGCTTGTCATGTCTGTGGCCTGCGATTCAAGCGCAAAGATAGGATGTCATACCATGTGCGATCACACGATGGATCTGTGGGCAAACCTTACGTCTGTCAAAGCTGTGGAAAGGGGTTTTCAAG GCCAGACCATCTTAATGGACACATCAAGCAGGTTCACACAACAGAGAGACCCCATAAGTGTCAG atTTGTAATGCCTCCTTTGCTACGAGAGATCGTCTGCGGTCTCACCTGGCTTGCCACGAGGACAAGATCCCGTGCCAGGTATGTGGGAAGTACCTCCGGGCTGCGTACATGACCGACCACCTCAAGAAACACAGTGAAGGACCTCACAACTACTGTAGCATATGCAACAAAG GTTTCTCCACTGCATCCTACCTTAAGGTGCACGTAAAAACGCACCAAGGCTCGCCATTGCTCCCCGCTACCGCCCCAGCACACGGTGCCTTCCCCGAGTCGCAGAACCACGGCGGTGCCCCCTACCACACGGGACGCCAATGCGCAGTGGAAG ACGGGCAAGAGAATGCTGGGAAATGCCCCCATCAGGCAGAATCTGAGGGAGACGAGCCGTCTTTCAGGGAGCTGTCCAATGGCGACGAGATGAAATCTCTGCATAAGTCCGAGGGGGAGGAGCTTGGGACTCCGACACCATTTGCCTGCAACGGAGCCTCTGCTGGTACTGGGGCAGTGCAGGGGTCGCCACCAGGTGGCGCTAAAGCCAATACCAGCCAGGACTCTCCAGAGAAAAAGTTCCCCTGCAGCGAGTGCACCCAGACCTTCCGAACAAAATCCTACCTCAACAAGCACGTCAACAGAGTGCATCATCATGGGGTCCAGAAGAGTCTGGTGGTGGGTGCAGGGTCGGGGTCAGGTCTGGGGGAGCTGGGTCCATCGCTGGGCTCGCCCTTCTCTCCACAACAGAACATGTCTCTGCTGGAGTCGTTTGGCTTCCAGATTGTCCAGTCTGCCTTTGCCTCTTCGCTGGTGGAGTCTGAGGCAGGGCATAGTGGGATGGAGCCGGGGGGGAAGTGA
- the patz1 gene encoding POZ-, AT hook-, and zinc finger-containing protein 1 isoform X1 — translation MLNEFGMERIVEQSWNSSYTYQVSNHSAEMLHNLNIQRKDGGRFCDVILCVGEESFPAHKAVLAACSEYFESVFGCQTEGDGEAKELEMHTISPKVFKDILDFVYTSRIVVRLECFPELMTAAKFLLMRSVIEICQEVIKQSNVQILVPPSRGGDVSLFRATGGSELGFKLAVDMSNGDGLLENSNNGHTVDGSHANDTVVSDSIPQSTIPVLQPVSPSEKTGNRFQEEGSPGSKRGRGRPKKATAIEHIHYNHSTSDVKDIEQLFPCGICGKAFTEAVRLRNHEAQHGASSHGASSGGGPTLITHSGQPGLLENGMPLHGTVDISRKRERTRRHVGCDICGKVFRDVYHLNRHKLSHSGEKPYACHVCGLRFKRKDRMSYHVRSHDGSVGKPYVCQSCGKGFSRPDHLNGHIKQVHTTERPHKCQICNASFATRDRLRSHLACHEDKIPCQVCGKYLRAAYMTDHLKKHSEGPHNYCSICNKGFSTASYLKVHVKTHQGSPLLPATAPAHGAFPESQNHGGAPYHTGRQCAVEDLCTSRRLLVTFQEAEGDCFLPQPGPPFLGLQPELLLGKPGPGGAPYFWECSAGPPGFQPLHGPLPDGQENAGKCPHQAESEGDEPSFRELSNGDEMKSLHKSEGEELGTPTPFACNGASAGTGAVQGSPPGGAKANTSQDSPEKKFPCSECTQTFRTKSYLNKHVNRVHHHGVQKSLVVGAGSGSGLGELGPSLGSPFSPQQNMSLLESFGFQIVQSAFASSLVESEAGHSGMEPGGK, via the exons ATGTTGAATGAATTCGGCATGGAGAGAATAGTGGAGCAGTCGTGGAATTCTTCATACACCTATCAGGTGAGCAATCATAGCGCGGAGATGCTACACAACCTCAACATTCAGAGGAAAGATGGAGGCAGGTTTTGCGATGTGATCTTGTGCGTTGGCGAAGAGAGCTTCCCTGCCCACAAGGCGGTACTGGCGGCGTGCAGTGAGTACTTCGAGTCCGTTTTTGGTTGTCAAACGGAGGGCGACGGGGAGGCAAAAGAACTCGAGATGCATACGATAAGCCCCAAAGTTTTTAAAGACATTTTGGACTTTGTCTACACCTCTAGGATTGTGGTACGATTGGAATGTTTCCCCGAGTTGATGACAGCTGCTAAGTTTCTGTTAATGCGTTCTGTCATCGAGATATGCCAAGAAGTAATCAAACAATCCAATGTACAAATCCTTGTACCACCCTCTCGAGGAGGCGACGTCAGTTTGTTCCGTGCCACGGGGGGCTCTGAATTGGGTTTCAAATTAGCCGTAGACATGTCAAATGGGGATGGCTTGTTGGAAAATAGTAACAATGGGCACACAGTGGACGGAAGTCATGCCAATGACACTGTCGTGTCGGATAGCATCCCCCAGTCCACTATTCCAGTCCTGCAGCCCGTGTCTCCATCAGAGAAGACGGGCAACCGGTTCCAAGAAGAGGGATCTCCGGGTTCTAAGAGAGGCAGGGGACGACCAAAGAAAGCGACAGCCATAGAGCATATACATTATAACCACAGCACCTCTGACGTTAAAGACATTGAGCAGCTATTTCCTTGTGGAATATGTGGCAAAGCATTTACAGAGGCTGTGCGGTTGAGAAATCACGAAGCGCAGCATGGAGCGTCCAGCCATGGCGCGAGTAGCGGAGGCGGCCCTACCTTGATAACGCACTCTGGTCAGCCCGGTCTGTTGGAGAATGGCATGCCCTTGCATGGAACAGTAGATATCAGCCGTAAACGAGAGAGGACGAGACGTCACGTTGGCTGTGACATTTGTGGAAAGGTTTTCCGGGATGTCTACCACCTGAACCGACACAAATTGTCTCATTCCGGGGAAAAGCCATATGCTTGTCATGTCTGTGGCCTGCGATTCAAGCGCAAAGATAGGATGTCATACCATGTGCGATCACACGATGGATCTGTGGGCAAACCTTACGTCTGTCAAAGCTGTGGAAAGGGGTTTTCAAG GCCAGACCATCTTAATGGACACATCAAGCAGGTTCACACAACAGAGAGACCCCATAAGTGTCAG atTTGTAATGCCTCCTTTGCTACGAGAGATCGTCTGCGGTCTCACCTGGCTTGCCACGAGGACAAGATCCCGTGCCAGGTATGTGGGAAGTACCTCCGGGCTGCGTACATGACCGACCACCTCAAGAAACACAGTGAAGGACCTCACAACTACTGTAGCATATGCAACAAAG GTTTCTCCACTGCATCCTACCTTAAGGTGCACGTAAAAACGCACCAAGGCTCGCCATTGCTCCCCGCTACCGCCCCAGCACACGGTGCCTTCCCCGAGTCGCAGAACCACGGCGGTGCCCCCTACCACACGGGACGCCAATGCGCAGTGGAAG ACCTGTGCACCAGTCGCCGGCTGCTGGTCACCTTTCAAGAGGCAGAGGGTGACTGCTTTCTCCCCCAGCCCGGCCCTCCCTTCCTGGGCCTGCAGCCCGAGCTGCTACTGGGGAAACCAGGGCCTGGGGGGGCTCCGTATTTCTGGGAATGCTCTGCCGGCCCGCCTGGGTTCCAACCCCTCCACGGGCCTCTGCCAG ACGGGCAAGAGAATGCTGGGAAATGCCCCCATCAGGCAGAATCTGAGGGAGACGAGCCGTCTTTCAGGGAGCTGTCCAATGGCGACGAGATGAAATCTCTGCATAAGTCCGAGGGGGAGGAGCTTGGGACTCCGACACCATTTGCCTGCAACGGAGCCTCTGCTGGTACTGGGGCAGTGCAGGGGTCGCCACCAGGTGGCGCTAAAGCCAATACCAGCCAGGACTCTCCAGAGAAAAAGTTCCCCTGCAGCGAGTGCACCCAGACCTTCCGAACAAAATCCTACCTCAACAAGCACGTCAACAGAGTGCATCATCATGGGGTCCAGAAGAGTCTGGTGGTGGGTGCAGGGTCGGGGTCAGGTCTGGGGGAGCTGGGTCCATCGCTGGGCTCGCCCTTCTCTCCACAACAGAACATGTCTCTGCTGGAGTCGTTTGGCTTCCAGATTGTCCAGTCTGCCTTTGCCTCTTCGCTGGTGGAGTCTGAGGCAGGGCATAGTGGGATGGAGCCGGGGGGGAAGTGA
- the patz1 gene encoding POZ (BTB) and AT hook-containing zinc finger 1 isoform X3, translating into MLNEFGMERIVEQSWNSSYTYQVSNHSAEMLHNLNIQRKDGGRFCDVILCVGEESFPAHKAVLAACSEYFESVFGCQTEGDGEAKELEMHTISPKVFKDILDFVYTSRIVVRLECFPELMTAAKFLLMRSVIEICQEVIKQSNVQILVPPSRGGDVSLFRATGGSELGFKLAVDMSNGDGLLENSNNGHTVDGSHANDTVVSDSIPQSTIPVLQPVSPSEKTGNRFQEEGSPGSKRGRGRPKKATAIEHIHYNHSTSDVKDIEQLFPCGICGKAFTEAVRLRNHEAQHGASSHGASSGGGPTLITHSGQPGLLENGMPLHGTVDISRKRERTRRHVGCDICGKVFRDVYHLNRHKLSHSGEKPYACHVCGLRFKRKDRMSYHVRSHDGSVGKPYVCQSCGKGFSRPDHLNGHIKQVHTTERPHKCQICNASFATRDRLRSHLACHEDKIPCQVCGKYLRAAYMTDHLKKHSEGPHNYCSICNKDGQENAGKCPHQAESEGDEPSFRELSNGDEMKSLHKSEGEELGTPTPFACNGASAGTGAVQGSPPGGAKANTSQDSPEKKFPCSECTQTFRTKSYLNKHVNRVHHHGVQKSLVVGAGSGSGLGELGPSLGSPFSPQQNMSLLESFGFQIVQSAFASSLVESEAGHSGMEPGGK; encoded by the exons ATGTTGAATGAATTCGGCATGGAGAGAATAGTGGAGCAGTCGTGGAATTCTTCATACACCTATCAGGTGAGCAATCATAGCGCGGAGATGCTACACAACCTCAACATTCAGAGGAAAGATGGAGGCAGGTTTTGCGATGTGATCTTGTGCGTTGGCGAAGAGAGCTTCCCTGCCCACAAGGCGGTACTGGCGGCGTGCAGTGAGTACTTCGAGTCCGTTTTTGGTTGTCAAACGGAGGGCGACGGGGAGGCAAAAGAACTCGAGATGCATACGATAAGCCCCAAAGTTTTTAAAGACATTTTGGACTTTGTCTACACCTCTAGGATTGTGGTACGATTGGAATGTTTCCCCGAGTTGATGACAGCTGCTAAGTTTCTGTTAATGCGTTCTGTCATCGAGATATGCCAAGAAGTAATCAAACAATCCAATGTACAAATCCTTGTACCACCCTCTCGAGGAGGCGACGTCAGTTTGTTCCGTGCCACGGGGGGCTCTGAATTGGGTTTCAAATTAGCCGTAGACATGTCAAATGGGGATGGCTTGTTGGAAAATAGTAACAATGGGCACACAGTGGACGGAAGTCATGCCAATGACACTGTCGTGTCGGATAGCATCCCCCAGTCCACTATTCCAGTCCTGCAGCCCGTGTCTCCATCAGAGAAGACGGGCAACCGGTTCCAAGAAGAGGGATCTCCGGGTTCTAAGAGAGGCAGGGGACGACCAAAGAAAGCGACAGCCATAGAGCATATACATTATAACCACAGCACCTCTGACGTTAAAGACATTGAGCAGCTATTTCCTTGTGGAATATGTGGCAAAGCATTTACAGAGGCTGTGCGGTTGAGAAATCACGAAGCGCAGCATGGAGCGTCCAGCCATGGCGCGAGTAGCGGAGGCGGCCCTACCTTGATAACGCACTCTGGTCAGCCCGGTCTGTTGGAGAATGGCATGCCCTTGCATGGAACAGTAGATATCAGCCGTAAACGAGAGAGGACGAGACGTCACGTTGGCTGTGACATTTGTGGAAAGGTTTTCCGGGATGTCTACCACCTGAACCGACACAAATTGTCTCATTCCGGGGAAAAGCCATATGCTTGTCATGTCTGTGGCCTGCGATTCAAGCGCAAAGATAGGATGTCATACCATGTGCGATCACACGATGGATCTGTGGGCAAACCTTACGTCTGTCAAAGCTGTGGAAAGGGGTTTTCAAG GCCAGACCATCTTAATGGACACATCAAGCAGGTTCACACAACAGAGAGACCCCATAAGTGTCAG atTTGTAATGCCTCCTTTGCTACGAGAGATCGTCTGCGGTCTCACCTGGCTTGCCACGAGGACAAGATCCCGTGCCAGGTATGTGGGAAGTACCTCCGGGCTGCGTACATGACCGACCACCTCAAGAAACACAGTGAAGGACCTCACAACTACTGTAGCATATGCAACAAAG ACGGGCAAGAGAATGCTGGGAAATGCCCCCATCAGGCAGAATCTGAGGGAGACGAGCCGTCTTTCAGGGAGCTGTCCAATGGCGACGAGATGAAATCTCTGCATAAGTCCGAGGGGGAGGAGCTTGGGACTCCGACACCATTTGCCTGCAACGGAGCCTCTGCTGGTACTGGGGCAGTGCAGGGGTCGCCACCAGGTGGCGCTAAAGCCAATACCAGCCAGGACTCTCCAGAGAAAAAGTTCCCCTGCAGCGAGTGCACCCAGACCTTCCGAACAAAATCCTACCTCAACAAGCACGTCAACAGAGTGCATCATCATGGGGTCCAGAAGAGTCTGGTGGTGGGTGCAGGGTCGGGGTCAGGTCTGGGGGAGCTGGGTCCATCGCTGGGCTCGCCCTTCTCTCCACAACAGAACATGTCTCTGCTGGAGTCGTTTGGCTTCCAGATTGTCCAGTCTGCCTTTGCCTCTTCGCTGGTGGAGTCTGAGGCAGGGCATAGTGGGATGGAGCCGGGGGGGAAGTGA